Proteins found in one Paludisphaera rhizosphaerae genomic segment:
- a CDS encoding M61 family metallopeptidase: MNRRLAPSILFLGWFMTTTNAPAAEPIRFAVRFPAPQTHYVQVEARFPTAGKAEIELMMPVWTPGSYLVREYAGKVEDFVAKKPDGTPLETVKSRKNRWKIMTGGAAEVVATYKIYGRTMAVQSNWIDSSFAMLQGAATFMTLADGVARPHEVVVDPAAGWKCSISGLPSGPGGKPNHYVAADYDTLVDSPIYAGSAAVYEFSVDGVPHVLVNEGEGGLWDGPRSAKDVEAIVRAEKAFWGVIPYDRYVFFNILGEAGGGLEHKNSTVLMASRWATRTRPSYLAWLNLVAHEFFHTWNVKRLRPVELGPFDYENEVHTPSLWVAEGITSYYDRLIVRRAGLCTTAEYLAGDPPSAGEDRTINDVERLQTTPGRLVQPLEESSYDAWIKFYRRDENTANTQISYYVKGAVVAFLLDGKIRRATNGAKSLDDVMRLAYSRYSGERGYTPEEFQKTAAEVAGVDLSDFFRRALRSTDELDYAEACSWLGLRFSKDRPAKNDKDKKDDDKGAKAWLGLTTKNEEGRLMVSQIKRDTPGFEAGFNVGDEILGIGEDRIPAGQWNKRIETFKPGDKVSVLIARRDRFQRLEVAFGQEPPRDWTLELLPDADDAQKAHRKSWLGE; encoded by the coding sequence ATGAATCGGCGCCTGGCGCCGTCGATCTTGTTTCTCGGGTGGTTCATGACGACGACCAATGCCCCGGCGGCGGAGCCGATCCGCTTCGCCGTTCGTTTCCCTGCGCCTCAGACGCACTACGTGCAGGTCGAGGCCCGGTTCCCGACCGCCGGCAAGGCCGAGATCGAGCTGATGATGCCGGTCTGGACGCCGGGCTCGTACCTCGTCCGCGAGTACGCCGGCAAGGTGGAGGACTTCGTCGCCAAGAAGCCGGACGGGACGCCGCTGGAGACGGTCAAGAGCCGCAAGAACCGCTGGAAGATCATGACCGGCGGCGCGGCCGAGGTCGTGGCGACGTACAAGATCTACGGCCGGACGATGGCCGTCCAGTCGAACTGGATCGACTCGTCCTTCGCCATGCTCCAGGGCGCCGCCACGTTCATGACCCTGGCCGACGGCGTGGCCCGGCCGCACGAGGTCGTCGTCGACCCCGCCGCCGGCTGGAAGTGCAGCATCAGCGGCCTGCCGAGCGGCCCCGGCGGCAAGCCCAACCATTACGTCGCCGCCGACTATGACACGCTCGTCGACAGCCCGATCTACGCCGGCAGCGCGGCGGTCTACGAGTTCTCCGTGGACGGCGTGCCGCACGTGCTGGTCAACGAGGGCGAAGGGGGCCTGTGGGACGGGCCGAGATCCGCGAAGGACGTGGAGGCGATCGTCCGCGCGGAGAAGGCGTTCTGGGGCGTGATCCCCTATGACCGCTACGTCTTCTTCAACATCCTGGGCGAGGCCGGCGGCGGCCTGGAGCACAAGAATTCGACCGTGCTGATGGCCAGCCGGTGGGCGACCCGCACCCGGCCCAGCTATCTCGCCTGGCTGAACCTCGTCGCCCACGAGTTCTTCCACACCTGGAACGTCAAGCGGCTGCGGCCGGTCGAGCTAGGCCCGTTCGACTACGAGAACGAGGTCCACACCCCGAGCCTGTGGGTCGCCGAGGGGATCACCAGCTATTACGACCGCCTCATCGTCCGCCGCGCCGGGCTCTGCACGACGGCCGAGTATCTGGCCGGCGACCCGCCTTCCGCTGGCGAGGATCGCACGATCAACGACGTGGAGCGGTTGCAGACGACCCCCGGCCGACTGGTCCAGCCGCTGGAGGAATCGTCTTACGACGCCTGGATCAAGTTCTACCGCCGCGACGAGAACACGGCCAACACCCAGATCAGCTATTACGTCAAGGGGGCCGTCGTCGCCTTCCTCCTCGACGGCAAGATCCGCAGAGCCACCAACGGCGCGAAGTCGCTCGACGACGTGATGCGCCTGGCCTACTCCCGCTACTCCGGCGAGCGCGGATACACGCCCGAGGAGTTCCAGAAGACGGCCGCCGAGGTCGCCGGCGTGGATCTCTCGGACTTCTTCCGCCGCGCCCTTCGGTCGACCGACGAACTTGACTACGCCGAAGCTTGCTCCTGGCTGGGGCTGCGGTTCTCCAAGGACCGCCCCGCCAAGAACGACAAGGATAAGAAGGATGACGACAAAGGCGCCAAGGCATGGCTAGGCCTGACGACCAAGAACGAGGAAGGCCGGCTGATGGTCAGCCAGATCAAGCGCGACACGCCCGGCTTCGAAGCCGGATTCAACGTCGGCGACGAGATCCTGGGCATCGGCGAGGACCGCATCCCCGCCGGCCAATGGAACAAGCGGATCGAAACCTTCAAGCCCGGCGACAAGGTCTCGGTCCTGATCGCCCGCCGCGACCGCTTCCAGCGCCTGGAAGTCGCCTTCGGCCAGGAGCCCCCCCGCGACTGGACCCTGGAACTCCTCCCCGACGCCGACGACGCCCAGAAAGCCCACCGCAAGTCGTGGCTGGGCGAGTGA
- a CDS encoding sulfatase-like hydrolase/transferase: protein MMRLAILAALAFAALTGVATAAETKRPDVVVIVVDDLRWDELGAVGHPFAKTPNIDRVAAEGALFRNAFATTPLCSPSRASIMTGKYPHAHGIVDNTERSPLSHRLTTFPKLLHDAGYATGFVGKWHMGNDPSRRPGFDSWVCLKGQGTSFDPEMDVDGRTIQEKGYVTDVLDGYVQKFLKKASAEPSPFLLYVAEKGLHPETAQAADGTLSDPNASTYIPADRHKTLYADAAVPRRPNVKDPLVGKPALKRPIPGLPPLSEATGTTDEAIRDRQRMLASIDESVGRMLETLRAAGRLDGTVFIVTSDHGYFYGEHGLSVERRLAYEEAIRIPLFLRFPSLVKPGTTIDRTVLTIDLAPTLLDLAGAASPADVQGVSFAPVLRGQAMPPRDAFLIEHSSDKVFPRAAGLGYKAVRTDRWKYIHYLDVPDADELYDLAADPYELTNRIGDPSVQGGLAELRRKLEALSR, encoded by the coding sequence ATGATGCGCCTCGCCATCCTTGCAGCCCTGGCGTTCGCCGCTCTGACCGGCGTCGCCACGGCCGCCGAGACGAAGCGGCCGGACGTGGTCGTGATCGTCGTGGACGACCTCCGCTGGGACGAACTCGGCGCCGTCGGCCACCCGTTCGCGAAGACGCCCAACATCGACCGCGTCGCCGCCGAGGGAGCCCTCTTCCGCAACGCCTTCGCAACGACCCCGCTCTGCTCGCCCAGCCGCGCGAGCATCATGACGGGGAAGTACCCCCACGCGCATGGGATCGTCGACAACACCGAACGGAGCCCGCTCAGCCACCGGCTGACGACGTTCCCGAAGCTGCTGCACGATGCCGGCTACGCCACGGGGTTCGTCGGCAAGTGGCACATGGGGAACGACCCCTCGCGCCGGCCGGGCTTCGACTCATGGGTCTGCCTGAAAGGGCAGGGGACCAGCTTCGACCCCGAGATGGACGTCGACGGCCGCACGATTCAGGAGAAGGGCTACGTCACCGACGTCCTCGACGGCTACGTCCAGAAGTTCCTGAAGAAGGCCAGCGCCGAGCCCTCGCCGTTCCTGCTGTACGTCGCCGAGAAGGGCCTGCATCCGGAGACCGCCCAGGCCGCCGACGGCACGCTCTCCGACCCCAACGCCAGCACGTACATCCCGGCCGATCGCCACAAGACCCTTTACGCCGATGCAGCCGTCCCGCGTCGCCCGAACGTGAAGGACCCACTCGTCGGCAAGCCGGCCCTCAAGCGCCCGATTCCCGGCCTGCCGCCCCTCTCCGAGGCGACCGGCACGACCGACGAGGCCATTCGCGACCGTCAGCGGATGCTGGCCTCCATCGACGAGAGCGTCGGCCGGATGCTGGAGACGCTCCGCGCCGCGGGGAGGCTCGACGGGACGGTCTTCATCGTGACCAGCGATCATGGCTACTTCTACGGCGAGCACGGCCTGAGCGTGGAACGTCGGCTGGCGTATGAGGAAGCGATCCGGATTCCGCTGTTCCTGCGGTTCCCGTCCCTGGTCAAGCCCGGGACGACGATCGACCGCACGGTGCTGACGATCGACCTCGCCCCGACGCTGCTGGACCTCGCCGGCGCGGCGAGCCCCGCCGACGTGCAGGGCGTCTCGTTCGCCCCCGTCCTCCGCGGCCAGGCGATGCCGCCGCGCGACGCCTTCCTGATCGAGCACAGTTCGGACAAGGTCTTCCCCCGCGCCGCCGGCCTGGGTTACAAGGCCGTCCGGACCGATCGATGGAAGTACATCCATTACCTCGACGTTCCCGACGCCGACGAACTGTACGACCTGGCGGCCGACCCGTACGAGTTGACCAACCGGATCGGAGATCCGTCGGTGCAGGGGGGGCTCGCGGAATTGCGACGGAAGCTGGAAGCCCTGTCGCGGTGA
- a CDS encoding carboxymuconolactone decarboxylase family protein — protein sequence MERITPVDPQAVEGKAKDLLDAVKAKLGLVPNMTRAMAVSPSVLEAYLGFSGALGHGVLPPRVRERLALGVGEANHCDYCLSAHSLLGKKAGLTEDDVLESRRGESADPKVDALLKFARTIVAKRGVVDDADVAAVRDAGYGDAEIAEIVAHVALNVFTNYFNNVAGTTIDFPKAPALPA from the coding sequence ATGGAACGCATCACCCCGGTCGACCCCCAGGCTGTTGAAGGCAAGGCGAAGGACCTGCTGGACGCCGTGAAGGCGAAGCTGGGTCTCGTCCCGAACATGACCCGCGCGATGGCCGTTTCGCCGTCGGTCCTGGAGGCTTACCTGGGATTCAGCGGCGCCCTCGGCCACGGCGTCCTGCCGCCCAGGGTCCGCGAGCGGCTCGCGCTGGGCGTGGGAGAGGCGAACCACTGCGATTACTGCCTCTCGGCCCATTCGCTGCTTGGCAAGAAGGCCGGTTTGACCGAGGATGACGTCCTCGAGAGCCGTCGCGGCGAGTCCGCCGATCCGAAGGTCGACGCCTTGCTGAAGTTCGCCCGAACGATCGTGGCGAAGCGGGGCGTCGTCGACGACGCGGACGTCGCCGCCGTTCGGGACGCTGGCTACGGCGACGCGGAGATCGCCGAGATCGTGGCCCACGTCGCGCTGAACGTCTTCACCAACTACTTCAACAACGTCGCCGGCACGACCATCGACTTCCCCAAAGCCCCGGCCCTCCCAGCTTGA
- a CDS encoding DinB family protein, whose amino-acid sequence MHYDFTAIPDSEIPPAAELLFQHVVTTYVSEANKTASMWRAVPDGLLDFRPHPKTNTIRMILAHQLLSERRFFAQFVGTEEPDVEELLPADENPTAQAYIDKYVWLVKRRLPQLAAATSSWWLESRPFFGGLARERTWIFWRRVLHTCHHRTQVQAWLRMAGHEPVPAIYGPSGDVKWDEADPTYSLEAARRGG is encoded by the coding sequence ATGCACTACGATTTCACCGCGATACCCGACTCCGAGATCCCGCCAGCGGCTGAGCTGCTCTTTCAGCATGTCGTGACGACCTACGTCAGCGAGGCCAACAAGACGGCCAGCATGTGGCGAGCGGTCCCGGACGGCCTCCTCGATTTCAGGCCGCACCCGAAGACCAACACAATCCGCATGATCCTGGCCCACCAGCTTCTCTCGGAGCGTCGCTTCTTCGCCCAGTTCGTGGGAACGGAAGAACCAGACGTCGAGGAACTCCTCCCAGCGGACGAGAATCCCACCGCGCAGGCGTACATCGACAAGTACGTCTGGCTTGTGAAGCGACGCCTGCCGCAGTTGGCGGCGGCCACGTCGAGCTGGTGGTTGGAGAGTCGCCCTTTCTTCGGCGGCCTGGCACGAGAGCGGACCTGGATCTTCTGGCGACGCGTTCTGCACACCTGCCACCACCGGACCCAGGTCCAGGCCTGGCTCCGAATGGCCGGCCACGAACCAGTCCCGGCGATCTACGGGCCCTCGGGCGACGTAAAATGGGATGAGGCCGACCCGACCTATTCCCTCGAGGCTGCGCGGAGGGGCGGTTGA
- a CDS encoding pyridoxamine 5'-phosphate oxidase family protein — protein sequence MRDYPSDVAFTPAVKAIQERKGSRRGYARMEQNKGWETTISEGLEGFLAGLDMFYLGTASADGQPYIQYRGGPPGFLKVLDEKTLAFADFGGNRQYITLGNLAENPRAFIFLMDYVERRRVKVWGTARVVEDDQALLDRLRDPSYSGVVERAIVFTVEAWDVNCPQHIHQRFLMREVQPVVERLQDRIRELERQLAEREAPGPDGGPT from the coding sequence ATGCGAGACTATCCCAGCGACGTCGCCTTCACCCCGGCGGTGAAGGCGATCCAGGAGCGGAAGGGCTCGCGGCGGGGCTACGCCCGGATGGAGCAGAACAAGGGCTGGGAGACGACCATCTCCGAAGGATTGGAGGGGTTCCTCGCCGGGCTCGACATGTTCTACCTGGGCACCGCCTCCGCCGACGGACAGCCCTACATTCAGTACCGGGGCGGCCCGCCGGGCTTCCTGAAGGTGCTGGACGAGAAGACGCTCGCCTTCGCCGACTTCGGCGGCAACCGACAGTACATCACGTTGGGCAACCTCGCGGAGAATCCCCGGGCGTTCATTTTCTTGATGGACTATGTCGAGAGACGACGCGTTAAGGTTTGGGGGACCGCGCGGGTCGTCGAGGACGACCAGGCGCTGCTGGACCGCCTCCGCGACCCAAGCTATTCCGGCGTCGTGGAGCGGGCGATCGTCTTCACGGTGGAAGCCTGGGACGTGAACTGCCCGCAGCACATCCACCAACGGTTCCTCATGCGGGAGGTGCAGCCCGTCGTCGAGCGTCTTCAAGATCGGATCCGTGAACTGGAACGACAACTGGCGGAGCGGGAGGCGCCTGGACCGGACGGGGGCCCAACGTGA
- a CDS encoding reverse transcriptase family protein, producing MSIWQRFLQFIFGERSFRPAEPPPTFSPAVPPSLAERPTTAEAPRLTIPEASADPDFAADAGTHKDGQPKLAGKAVDPLDAGAYLPISREEIKREAKGKNLFNNFAFGNRSIIPPADDLRTKLIDRAMVTHGLLSPEQLHEIHAVGARMDELRPTMAAVEHKAAKAGEAAVEADREARARLKAQKKAEAIERKRLRAEGIAYRRATDIVFLGRGVSGRLGDRTCDASKLEAADLPVIATPTELAAALGVSVPRLRWLAFHNEAATRVHYVQFTVPKKSGGTRTLSAPHRSLAEAQDWIFREILARLPVEPPAHGFVTGRSILTNASPHCGKRIVVNMDLEGFFPSIGFARVRSVFQRLGYSPAAATILGLLCTESPRRSVVYDGVAYHVATGPRGLPQGASTSPALSNQVARRLDRRLSGLSTRLGLAYTRYADDLTFSGDEAFEGRVGYLMARVRHFAAEEGFAVNEAKSRILRQGTAQTVTGLVVNDRPGVRREEVRRLRAILHRARTEGLEAQNREGRPDFLAWLRGKIAFVAMARPETGALLKAELEALLAG from the coding sequence ATGAGCATCTGGCAACGCTTCCTGCAGTTCATCTTCGGCGAACGCAGTTTCCGCCCCGCCGAGCCGCCCCCGACGTTCTCGCCGGCTGTTCCACCATCCCTCGCCGAACGCCCCACGACGGCCGAGGCGCCCAGGCTGACCATCCCCGAGGCGTCGGCCGACCCCGACTTCGCGGCTGACGCGGGAACGCACAAGGACGGCCAGCCCAAGCTTGCCGGCAAGGCGGTCGACCCGCTCGACGCCGGCGCCTATCTGCCGATCTCCCGCGAGGAGATCAAGCGCGAGGCGAAGGGGAAGAACCTCTTCAACAACTTTGCGTTCGGCAACCGCAGCATCATCCCGCCGGCCGACGACCTCCGTACCAAGCTGATCGACCGCGCGATGGTCACGCACGGCCTGCTCTCGCCCGAGCAACTGCACGAGATCCACGCCGTCGGCGCGCGGATGGACGAGCTGAGGCCGACGATGGCGGCCGTTGAGCACAAGGCGGCCAAGGCGGGGGAGGCGGCCGTCGAGGCTGATCGCGAGGCCCGCGCCCGGCTCAAGGCCCAGAAGAAGGCCGAAGCGATCGAGCGCAAGCGGCTCCGGGCCGAGGGGATCGCCTACCGCAGGGCGACGGACATCGTCTTCCTCGGCCGGGGCGTCAGCGGCCGGCTGGGCGACCGGACGTGCGACGCCTCGAAGCTCGAAGCGGCCGACCTCCCCGTCATCGCCACGCCGACCGAGCTGGCCGCGGCACTCGGCGTCTCGGTCCCCAGGCTGAGGTGGCTCGCCTTCCACAACGAGGCGGCCACACGCGTCCATTACGTTCAGTTCACCGTCCCCAAGAAGTCGGGCGGAACCAGAACCCTCAGCGCCCCGCACCGGAGCCTGGCCGAGGCCCAGGACTGGATCTTCCGCGAGATCCTCGCCAGGCTGCCGGTCGAGCCCCCGGCCCACGGGTTCGTGACCGGCCGGAGCATCCTCACCAACGCCTCGCCCCACTGCGGCAAGCGGATCGTGGTGAACATGGACCTGGAGGGCTTCTTCCCGAGCATCGGCTTCGCCCGCGTCCGGTCGGTCTTCCAACGGCTGGGCTACTCGCCGGCCGCGGCCACCATCCTCGGCCTGCTCTGCACCGAGTCCCCCCGCCGGTCGGTCGTGTACGACGGCGTCGCCTACCACGTCGCCACCGGACCTCGCGGGCTCCCCCAGGGGGCCTCCACCAGCCCGGCCCTCTCGAACCAGGTCGCTCGTCGGTTGGACCGCCGGCTCAGTGGCCTCAGCACGCGGCTGGGGCTGGCCTACACTCGCTACGCCGACGACCTGACCTTCTCGGGCGACGAGGCGTTCGAGGGCCGCGTCGGCTATCTGATGGCCCGGGTCCGGCATTTCGCCGCCGAGGAGGGTTTCGCGGTCAACGAGGCCAAGAGCCGGATCCTCCGCCAGGGGACCGCCCAGACGGTCACCGGCCTGGTGGTCAACGATCGCCCGGGCGTCCGCCGCGAGGAAGTCCGCCGGCTCCGGGCGATCCTCCACCGCGCCCGGACCGAAGGGCTCGAAGCCCAGAACCGCGAGGGCCGCCCCGACTTCCTCGCCTGGCTCCGCGGCAAGATCGCCTTCGTCGCGATGGCCCGGCCCGAGACGGGAGCCCTTCTCAAGGCCGAGCTGGAGGCCCTGCTCGCCGGATAG
- a CDS encoding alpha/beta fold hydrolase has product MSDSTKTKHGTVKVGDLDVFYREAGPRDAPAVLLLHGFPTSSQMFRNLIPALAEEYRVIAPDYPGYGYSSMPSHDAFAYTFDNLAEVIDAFTEQVGLTKYALYVQDYGAPIGYRLASRHPERVTAIVVQNGNAYDEGLDNDFWKSIKAYWADPSSQEKREALRGLLTYDATKWQYTHGVPNPERVAPDGAAHDQFLLDRPGNDEIQLDMFLSYGSNPPLYPGWQEYFRTHQPPMLIAWGKNDQIFPPAGAEPYKRDLKTLEYHLLDAGHFALESVGDEIAALMRDFLGRYVSDAQDRGI; this is encoded by the coding sequence ATGAGCGACTCGACGAAGACGAAGCACGGGACGGTGAAGGTCGGCGATCTCGACGTGTTCTACCGGGAGGCCGGCCCCCGGGACGCCCCGGCGGTCTTGCTGCTGCACGGGTTCCCCACCAGCTCGCAGATGTTCCGCAACCTCATCCCCGCCCTGGCGGAAGAGTATCGCGTCATCGCCCCGGACTATCCCGGCTACGGGTACAGCTCGATGCCCTCGCACGACGCGTTCGCCTACACTTTCGACAATCTGGCGGAGGTGATCGACGCCTTCACCGAACAGGTCGGCCTGACGAAGTACGCTCTTTACGTGCAGGACTACGGCGCTCCGATCGGTTATCGGCTCGCCTCGCGGCATCCGGAGCGGGTGACGGCCATCGTGGTTCAGAACGGCAACGCCTATGACGAGGGCCTCGACAACGACTTCTGGAAGTCGATCAAGGCGTACTGGGCTGACCCGAGCAGCCAGGAGAAGCGAGAGGCCCTCCGCGGCCTCCTCACCTACGACGCCACGAAGTGGCAGTACACGCACGGCGTGCCCAACCCTGAACGGGTCGCACCCGACGGCGCGGCGCATGACCAGTTTCTGCTCGACCGACCGGGGAACGACGAGATCCAGCTCGACATGTTCCTCAGCTACGGCAGCAACCCGCCCCTCTATCCGGGCTGGCAGGAGTATTTCCGGACGCACCAACCGCCGATGCTGATCGCCTGGGGGAAGAACGACCAGATCTTCCCGCCCGCCGGCGCCGAACCGTACAAACGGGACCTCAAGACGCTGGAATACCACCTTCTCGACGCGGGGCACTTCGCCCTGGAATCGGTCGGCGATGAGATCGCCGCTTTGATGCGCGACTTCCTCGGCCGGTACGTATCGGATGCGCAAGATCGAGGTATCTAA
- a CDS encoding TetR/AcrR family transcriptional regulator produces MGRTKTTTSEARRRIVETADRLFYEEGVRAVGIDRVIAEAGVAKATLYAHFPSKDDLILAVLEHREACVTEFFREAMERHSRNRKTKTPLQAFFAALGEWIESPGYRGCAFQNAAIELANPEHPGAQYARGYKRRFGEFLRGLIEQSVGPEGAKLAPAIGLLVEGAIVTAAIEGRPNAAFVARDAALKLLAEQGT; encoded by the coding sequence ATGGGACGCACGAAGACCACCACATCCGAGGCGCGGCGACGCATCGTCGAGACGGCCGATCGGCTCTTCTACGAGGAGGGCGTTCGGGCCGTCGGGATCGATCGGGTCATCGCCGAGGCTGGCGTGGCGAAGGCGACCCTGTACGCCCACTTCCCGTCCAAGGACGACCTGATCCTGGCCGTGCTGGAGCATCGGGAAGCGTGCGTCACGGAGTTCTTCCGCGAGGCGATGGAGCGCCACAGTCGAAATCGCAAGACGAAGACGCCGTTGCAGGCGTTCTTCGCCGCCCTCGGCGAGTGGATCGAGTCGCCCGGATACCGCGGCTGCGCCTTCCAGAACGCCGCCATCGAACTGGCGAATCCGGAGCATCCCGGCGCCCAGTACGCCCGCGGCTACAAGCGGCGTTTCGGCGAGTTCCTCCGCGGCCTTATCGAGCAATCGGTCGGCCCGGAGGGAGCGAAGCTCGCCCCCGCCATCGGCCTGCTGGTGGAAGGCGCCATCGTGACGGCCGCGATTGAAGGACGGCCGAACGCGGCCTTCGTGGCTCGCGACGCCGCCCTGAAACTCCTGGCTGAGCAGGGGACGTGA